The DNA sequence GCGGTGGCGCTGGTCGGCGACCCGCCCGTCGTCGTCCTCGACGAGCCGACCAGCGGTCTCGACCCGGACGTCGCCGACCACATCTTCGACGTCGTCGAGGGGCTCGCCGGCGACGGCCGACTCGTCGTCACCGCGAGCCACGACTTGGCCGCCATCGAGGCGCGCGCGGATCGCGCGCTGTTCCTCTCGAACGGCGAGTTCGTCCTCGACGGCGCGCCCGAGCAGATTCTGGAGACGACCGGCGCGGAGTCGCTTCGAGCGGCGTTCGCCGCGACCGCTCGCGCAGAAGCCGGCGCTGTCGCTCGTCCCGGAGGTGGGCGGTGATGCGGCGACGCGACCGCGTGGCCGCCATCGTCGAGCGCGAACTCTGGACGCTGCTTCGGAGCCGCGTCGCTCTCGCGCTCGCCATCGGATTCTTCGGCATCATCGTCGGACTCGGTGGCGTTTCGATGGGTGCGCCCGGCGGCTACGTGTCGCTGACCTACGACCTCCTCCTCCCGGTGGAGGTGTTAGTTCCGACGCTGGCGTTCGCGTACGCCTACCAGTCCGTCCGCGGCGACGACGAACGCGGTGAGCTGGCGGTCATCCGGACGTACGACGTGTCGCGACTGGAGTACGTCGCGGGCGTCTTCGTCGGGCGCGCCGCAGTCCTGCTCGTCGTCGTGCTCACGAGCCTCGGCGCGGCCGGCGTCGTCGCCAGCGTCGGGGCGAACCAACCCGTGGCGTTCTTCGCGACGCACAGCGCGGGCGACACCCCGCTCGTGTACGCGCGGTTCGCGGTGTTCGCGGCGCTCTACGCGCTCG is a window from the Halobacterium hubeiense genome containing:
- a CDS encoding ABC transporter permease subunit, translated to MRRRDRVAAIVERELWTLLRSRVALALAIGFFGIIVGLGGVSMGAPGGYVSLTYDLLLPVEVLVPTLAFAYAYQSVRGDDERGELAVIRTYDVSRLEYVAGVFVGRAAVLLVVVLTSLGAAGVVASVGANQPVAFFATHSAGDTPLVYARFAVFAALYALVAAALAVAVSAATRTSRQALAASVGVLLAVAVALDLAVVTLVSANVVDAASIAVFTGLSPASAFRGLVLEVAIQPALAVSPSVATASPLVSGVGLLGWLAASVTVATVAIWPESA